Below is a genomic region from Thermofilaceae archaeon.
GTCGACGGCTCCCGCAGCTCCACGAGGCACGGCTTGTCGCTCGCCACCTCCAAGCGAACCTTCACTCTCTCGCCCGGCATCGCCCTGGTCCTCTCGACGACCCTCGAGACTTTAACGCTGGCCCGCTGGGTGAATAGGCTTGAGAAGCCAACCATCAGCGCCGCCGGAACGGTTAGGGCGATCGGCCTGAAGTTCCTCACCAGGATTGCGGAGGTTATCAGGGCTAGGATGAGAGCCACATAGAGCAGCGCCTTTGCGGTCGGCCTACAACCCCTTTGGGACGGGGACCGCGTTGAGGACATCCCTGATCACGCTCTCCGGCTCGACACCTTTCACCCACTGCTCCGCCCTAAGGACGAGCCGGTGGGCTAGGGCTTCGACGGCAAGCTCCTTCACGTCATCGGGGATCACGTAGTCCCTACCCGCCACCGCAGCCCTAGCCCGCGCCAGCTTCATCAGGATCTCAGCGCCCCTCGGGCTCACGCCCACCTCCACGCGGGGGTGCTGCCTCGTAGCCCTCACGATCGCCACGATGTAGCCGAGGATGGACTCGTCAACGTGCACCCTCTCAACCGCCCGCTGCATCTCAACCACCTCCTCCCTTGTGGCGACCACCTCGACGCGCACCTCGTCGCTCCCCCTCCTGATCCTCCTCCGCAGGATCTCCACCTCCTCGCTCTCATCGGGGTAGCCGACTCGCAGCCTCATCGCGAACCTGTCCAGCTGCGCTTCAGGGAGGGGGTAGACGCCTTCGAACTCGATCGGGTTCTGCGTCGCGATGACGAGGAAGGGCTCCTCCAGCCTGTACGTCACGCCGTCGAGAGTCACCTGCCGCTCCTGCATTGCTTCGAGGAGCGCGCTCTGGGTCTTCGGCGGAGCCCTGTTGATCTCGTCGGCCAGCAGGA
It encodes:
- a CDS encoding MoxR family ATPase, with product EKLLVALLARGHVLIEDYPGLAKTLMAKTLAQSLGLQFKRVQFTPDLLPADITGSYVYNQRTGDFELRKGPIFTNILLADEINRAPPKTQSALLEAMQERQVTLDGVTYRLEEPFLVIATQNPIEFEGVYPLPEAQLDRFAMRLRVGYPDESEEVEILRRRIRRGSDEVRVEVVATREEVVEMQRAVERVHVDESILGYIVAIVRATRQHPRVEVGVSPRGAEILMKLARARAAVAGRDYVIPDDVKELAVEALAHRLVLRAEQWVKGVEPESVIRDVLNAVPVPKGL